From one Streptomyces sp. Q6 genomic stretch:
- a CDS encoding ABC transporter substrate-binding protein, with protein sequence MRKGRVALTAAAALGVVATSALVTGCGSGGSDDVTLKLVAADYGDSSANGSQKYWDELTAAFEKDHPGIKVDVDVYSWDVVDDKVKEMVDAGKAPDMAQIGAYADYAAAGKLYSADRLLSIPVQADFLSETRDASQVDGVQYGLPFAASTRRLFYNKTLFEKADIEPPKTWSQLVADARALKAQGVRYPFALPLGKEEAQAETLIWTLSNGGGYIDDVGGYAIDDKRNIAAVDWLKKDLVDAGLTGPVTPAKLNRTPAFQAFAAGQVGMLAGHPTLMNMAKAKKLDYGDVAIPGPDGTPRSTMGVNDWMMAFKQGGHPDQVGDFLDYVYSEKNVLAFSREYTLAPVTVSASETMASSARDKDIRPFIDELSGATFYPANKTSWPQVSADIKAQIGTAVSGDVSAAAVLGGIQNSAAAAEAAE encoded by the coding sequence GTGCGCAAGGGGAGGGTGGCGCTGACCGCGGCGGCCGCGCTGGGTGTCGTGGCGACGTCCGCGCTGGTGACGGGCTGCGGAAGCGGCGGTTCCGACGATGTGACGCTCAAGCTGGTCGCCGCCGACTACGGCGACTCCTCGGCCAATGGCTCCCAGAAGTACTGGGACGAACTGACCGCGGCCTTCGAGAAGGACCACCCGGGCATCAAGGTCGACGTCGACGTCTACTCGTGGGACGTCGTCGACGACAAGGTCAAGGAGATGGTCGACGCGGGCAAGGCCCCCGACATGGCGCAGATCGGCGCGTACGCCGACTACGCCGCCGCGGGCAAGCTCTACTCCGCCGACCGGCTGCTCTCCATACCCGTCCAGGCCGACTTCCTGAGCGAGACGCGCGACGCCAGCCAGGTCGACGGCGTGCAGTACGGGCTGCCGTTCGCCGCCTCCACGCGCCGCCTCTTCTACAACAAGACGCTCTTCGAGAAGGCCGACATCGAGCCGCCGAAGACCTGGTCGCAGCTGGTCGCCGACGCCCGCGCGCTCAAGGCGCAGGGCGTGCGCTACCCCTTCGCGCTGCCGCTCGGCAAGGAAGAGGCGCAGGCCGAGACGCTGATCTGGACGCTGAGCAACGGCGGCGGCTACATCGACGACGTCGGCGGCTACGCCATCGACGACAAGCGGAACATCGCGGCCGTCGACTGGCTCAAGAAGGACCTGGTCGACGCGGGCCTCACCGGCCCCGTCACCCCCGCCAAGCTCAACCGGACCCCGGCCTTCCAGGCGTTCGCCGCCGGCCAGGTCGGCATGCTCGCCGGGCACCCCACGCTGATGAACATGGCCAAGGCGAAGAAGCTCGACTACGGCGATGTCGCCATCCCCGGCCCCGACGGCACGCCCAGGTCCACGATGGGCGTGAACGACTGGATGATGGCGTTCAAGCAGGGCGGCCACCCCGACCAGGTCGGCGACTTCCTCGACTACGTGTACAGCGAGAAGAACGTCCTCGCGTTCTCCCGCGAGTACACCCTCGCCCCGGTGACCGTCTCGGCGTCCGAGACGATGGCGTCGTCGGCCCGCGACAAGGACATCCGGCCGTTCATCGACGAGCTCAGCGGCGCCACGTTCTACCCGGCGAACAAGACGTCGTGGCCGCAGGTCAGCGCCGACATCAAGGCGCAGATCGGCACGGCCGTCTCGGGCGACGTCAGCGCGGCGGCCGTCCTCGGCGGGATCCAGAACTCCGCGGCGGCCGCGGAAGCCGCCGAGTAG
- the nagA gene encoding N-acetylglucosamine-6-phosphate deacetylase: MATAKVLAGAKVVLPTGTVTDGRVIVDGRRIAGSAPADAAVVDLSGHWVVPGFVDMHNHGGGGASFTSGTVEEILKGVHTHRLHGTTTVVTSFVTGEMDFLTQRAGLLSELAEQGEIAGIHFEGPFISPCRKGAHDETLLRDPDPAEVRKLIDAARGRAKMVTLATELPGGVDSVRLLAEHGVIAAIGHTDATYEQTVQAIDAGATVATHLYNAMPALGHRAPGPIAALLEDDRITVELINDGTHLHPAALELAFHHKGGDKVAFITDAMDAAGFGDGRYMLGPLEVEVKDSVARLVEGGSIAGSTLTLDRAFKRAATIDGLPVEDIVSAISANPAKLLGIYDTVGSLDPGKDADLVVLDEEFELKGVMRQGEWIVQP; the protein is encoded by the coding sequence ATGGCCACAGCAAAGGTGCTCGCCGGCGCCAAGGTGGTACTGCCCACCGGGACCGTCACCGACGGACGCGTCATCGTCGACGGCAGAAGAATCGCCGGGAGCGCTCCCGCGGACGCCGCGGTCGTCGACCTCTCCGGCCACTGGGTGGTGCCCGGCTTCGTCGACATGCACAACCACGGCGGCGGCGGCGCGTCCTTCACCTCCGGCACCGTCGAGGAGATCCTCAAGGGCGTCCACACCCACCGGCTGCACGGCACGACGACGGTCGTCACCTCCTTCGTCACCGGCGAGATGGACTTCCTGACCCAGCGCGCGGGCCTGCTCTCCGAGCTGGCCGAGCAGGGCGAGATCGCCGGCATCCACTTCGAGGGCCCGTTCATCTCGCCGTGCCGCAAGGGCGCCCACGACGAGACGCTGCTGCGCGACCCCGACCCGGCCGAGGTCCGCAAGCTGATCGACGCCGCGCGCGGCCGCGCCAAGATGGTCACGCTCGCCACCGAACTGCCCGGCGGCGTCGACTCCGTACGGCTGCTCGCCGAGCACGGCGTGATCGCCGCGATCGGCCACACCGACGCGACGTACGAGCAGACGGTGCAGGCCATCGACGCCGGCGCCACGGTCGCCACCCACCTCTACAACGCGATGCCGGCCCTCGGCCACCGCGCGCCCGGCCCGATCGCCGCGCTCCTGGAGGACGACCGGATCACCGTCGAGCTGATCAACGACGGCACGCATCTGCACCCCGCCGCCCTCGAACTGGCCTTCCACCACAAGGGCGGTGACAAGGTCGCCTTCATCACGGACGCGATGGACGCCGCCGGGTTCGGCGACGGGCGCTACATGCTCGGCCCGCTGGAGGTCGAGGTGAAGGACAGCGTGGCGCGGCTCGTCGAGGGCGGCTCCATCGCGGGCTCCACGCTCACCCTGGACCGGGCGTTCAAGCGGGCGGCCACGATCGACGGGCTGCCGGTCGAGGACATCGTCAGCGCGATCTCCGCCAACCCCGCCAAGCTCCTGGGGATCTACGACACCGTGGGCTCGCTCGACCCCGGCAAGGACGCTGATCTGGTCGTCCTGGACGAGGAGTTCGAGCTCAAGGGCGTGATGCGCCAGGGCGAGTGGATCGTCCAGCCGTAA
- a CDS encoding carbohydrate-binding protein — protein sequence MAPGNNGASTTPEDDDPFGYLYADGQAAGATPPSGGGGGYGYPNPRTPRSYNQVRAVGERQYGQQPAQPTQPTQAYQQPNTYYQAPETLAGGGVPTQPGPPQAPSRGRGSGGRGPNTKALLIGAVAVVAAVVIGISVAMLSNDSSDDKGGEAGATPSSDSQTVKPSQTPSKSAAADPVDLPKTDAKTLKLAGGTAVASDVKGAKAAGGVYVAGFDKVGASVTWTVNDIPKDGQYRLYVNYGVPGKDSDATINVNGTKQSRPLNMKNFAGAGEGDWEKGWTNTWAIVQLTKGTNAITVSCEQGNTCDANLDQMWLTGGNG from the coding sequence ATGGCGCCCGGCAACAACGGCGCGAGCACCACGCCCGAGGACGACGATCCGTTCGGCTATCTGTACGCCGACGGACAGGCGGCCGGGGCGACCCCGCCCAGCGGTGGGGGCGGCGGCTACGGCTACCCGAATCCCCGTACACCCCGTTCGTACAACCAGGTCCGCGCGGTCGGCGAGCGCCAGTACGGGCAGCAGCCCGCGCAGCCGACCCAGCCGACCCAGGCGTATCAGCAGCCGAACACGTACTACCAGGCGCCCGAGACGCTGGCCGGTGGTGGCGTGCCCACCCAGCCGGGTCCGCCGCAGGCGCCGTCGCGCGGCCGGGGCTCCGGCGGGCGTGGTCCGAACACCAAGGCGCTGCTCATCGGCGCGGTCGCGGTGGTCGCGGCCGTCGTCATCGGCATCAGCGTGGCCATGCTCAGCAACGACTCGAGCGACGACAAGGGCGGCGAGGCCGGAGCCACGCCGTCGAGCGACTCGCAGACGGTGAAGCCCAGCCAGACCCCGTCGAAGTCGGCCGCGGCCGACCCGGTCGACCTGCCGAAGACGGACGCGAAGACCCTCAAGCTCGCCGGTGGCACCGCCGTGGCCTCCGACGTGAAGGGCGCGAAGGCGGCGGGCGGTGTGTACGTCGCGGGGTTCGACAAGGTCGGCGCGAGCGTCACCTGGACCGTCAACGACATCCCCAAGGACGGCCAGTACCGCCTGTACGTCAACTACGGCGTGCCCGGCAAGGACTCCGACGCCACGATCAACGTCAACGGCACGAAGCAGTCCCGCCCCCTGAACATGAAGAACTTCGCCGGTGCCGGTGAAGGCGACTGGGAGAAGGGCTGGACCAACACCTGGGCCATCGTCCAGCTCACCAAGGGGACGAACGCGATCACGGTCTCCTGCGAGCAGGGCAACACGTGCGACGCGAACCTCGACCAGATGTGGCTGACCGGCGGGAACGGCTGA
- a CDS encoding 1-phosphofructokinase family hexose kinase: protein MILTVTLNTALDITYRVKALRPHASHRVTEVTERPGGKGLNVARVLAALGHEVTVTGFVGGATGRSLQDRLRDAEGMSDALVPVNGSTRRTVAVVDTSTGDTTQLNEPGPLISPAEWSAFQEAYEHLLRSASAVALCGSLPPGVPVGAYATLVRAARAASVPVLLDTSGEPLRRGVAARPDMVKPNADELAELTGSHEPLQAMKDARRRGAHAVVASLGAKGLCALTPDGEWRAPAPDRLAGNPTGAGDSAVAGLLSGHAERLPWPDRLARAVALSAATVVSPVAGEFDRPTYEDLVGRVTVAERLGAA from the coding sequence GTGATCCTCACCGTCACGCTGAACACCGCGCTCGACATCACCTACCGGGTCAAGGCGCTGCGCCCGCACGCCTCGCACCGCGTCACCGAGGTCACCGAACGGCCCGGCGGCAAGGGCCTGAACGTGGCCAGGGTGCTCGCCGCGCTCGGCCACGAGGTGACCGTCACGGGCTTCGTGGGCGGCGCGACGGGACGCTCGCTCCAGGACCGGCTCCGCGACGCCGAGGGGATGTCGGACGCCCTCGTCCCCGTCAACGGTTCGACCCGTCGCACGGTCGCCGTCGTCGACACCTCGACCGGCGACACGACCCAGCTGAACGAGCCGGGCCCGCTGATCTCACCGGCCGAGTGGTCGGCCTTCCAGGAGGCGTACGAGCACCTGCTGCGCTCCGCGTCCGCGGTGGCCCTGTGCGGCAGCCTGCCCCCGGGCGTCCCGGTCGGCGCGTACGCGACGCTCGTACGGGCGGCCAGGGCGGCGTCCGTGCCGGTGCTGCTCGACACCAGTGGCGAACCGCTGCGGCGCGGTGTCGCGGCCCGCCCCGACATGGTCAAGCCGAACGCGGACGAGCTGGCCGAACTCACCGGCTCCCACGAGCCGTTGCAGGCCATGAAGGACGCCCGCAGGCGCGGCGCGCACGCCGTGGTGGCCTCGCTCGGCGCCAAGGGGCTGTGCGCCCTGACCCCGGACGGCGAGTGGCGGGCCCCGGCCCCCGACCGGCTGGCCGGCAACCCGACGGGCGCCGGCGACTCGGCGGTCGCGGGACTGCTCTCCGGCCACGCGGAGCGCCTGCCGTGGCCCGACCGGCTGGCCCGCGCGGTCGCCCTGTCGGCGGCCACGGTGGTCTCACCGGTGGCCGGCGAGTTCGACCGGCCGACCTACGAGGACCTGGTCGGCCGGGTCACGGTCGCCGAACGACTCGGGGCGGCCTAG